A single Cannabis sativa cultivar Pink pepper isolate KNU-18-1 chromosome 7, ASM2916894v1, whole genome shotgun sequence DNA region contains:
- the LOC115698074 gene encoding uncharacterized protein LOC115698074: MGCCASTTGKNGDSSPQIPNSDDRSTEPPPPPPEETVKEVLSETPNPKPKLIEQEQELKKNNNNIPNPKPLPIVKLTDEDKIKIHKTPPFYHEEEEEEEISVGEEEEESESVSATTTLTRDEDDEVTGARVYRHSSPLKNYHRSFSGDLGRGVVRSNQSPGRRNGTGFGSGRVRDSHNSQWRGPPPPPLPHYRRREYSGEVSAPRRSRSPATTRSNVGRSQSAGRACRSPGRVKSSLVDPRTIRRTNNANNNNTDESLDNPLVSLECFIFL; this comes from the coding sequence ATGGGTTGCTGTGCTAGTACAACCGGAAAAAATGGCGACTCATCACCTCAGATTCCAAATTCCGACGACCGATCAACAgagccaccaccaccaccaccggaAGAAACCGTCAAAGAAGTCCTCTCCGAAACCCCAAACCCCAAACCAAAACTCATAGAACAAGAACAAGAACTAaagaagaacaacaacaacatcccTAATCCCAAACCCTTACCCATTGTTAAATTAACAGACGAAGACAAAATCAAGATCCACAAAACGCCGCCGTTTTACcacgaggaagaagaagaagaagagatctcGGTCGGAGAAGAAGAGGAGGAGAGCGAGAGCGTCTCAGCCACCACGACTCTGACCAGAGACGAAGACGACGAAGTCACCGGAGCTAGGGTTTACAGACACTCTTCGCCGTTGAAGAATTATCACCGATCGTTTTCTGGAGATTTGGGAAGAGGAGTAGTCAGATCCAACCAGTCGCCGGGTCGAAGAAATGGGACCGGGTTCGGGTCGGGTCGGGTCAGAGACAGCCACAACAGTCAGTGGCGTGGGCCTCCACCGCCTCCTCTGCCGCATTACCGGAGAAGGGAATATTCCGGTGAAGTATCAGCTCCACGGAGGTCGAGGTCTCCGGCAACTACCAGATCGAACGTGGGTCGGAGCCAATCGGCCGGAAGAGCTTGCAGATCACCGGGTCGGGTCAAGTCGAGTCTCGTTGACCCGAGAACAATAAGAAGAACTAATAatgctaataataataatacagaTGAGTCACTTGATAACCCATTAGTTTCATTGGAATGTTTTATATTTCTATga